A single genomic interval of Mangifera indica cultivar Alphonso chromosome 5, CATAS_Mindica_2.1, whole genome shotgun sequence harbors:
- the LOC123216945 gene encoding paired amphipathic helix protein Sin3-like 4 isoform X7 yields the protein MKRSRDDVYMNSQLKRPMISSTGEASGQPQVIGGGGGTTQKLTTNDALAYLKAVKDIFQDKREKYDDFLEVMKDFKAQRIDTAGVIARVKELFKGHRELILGFNTFLPKGYEITLPLDDEQPPQKKPVEFEEAINFVNKIKTRFQGDDHVYKSFLDILNMYRKENKSITEVYQEVASLFQDHPDLLDEFTHFLPDSSASASTAYVPSGRTSLLCDRSSALPTMRQMHVDKKERTIGSHADRDLSVDRPDPDHDRMLMKSDKDQRRRVEKERERREDRDRRDREREDRDFENDGNRDFNIKRLAPKRKARRIEDSTAEQFNQGGEGVYSQELAFCEKVKEKLCNPDNYQEFLRCLHLYTKEIISRPELQSLVSDLLGKYPDLMDGFHGFLARCEKNEGFLANVMSKKSLWNDGLPRSVKVEDGDRDRDRERDDVVIDRDRENRDRDRLDKNVGFGVKDVIGQKMSLYSSKYMAKPIQELDLSNCERCTPSYRLLPKTYPIPAASQRTELGAEVLNDHWVSVTSGSEDYSFKHMRKNQYEESLFRCEDDRFELDMLLESVNVTTKRVEELLEKINNNTIKTDGPIRIEEHFTALNLRCIERLYGDHGLDVMDVLRKNAFLALPVILTRLKQKQEEWARCRSDFNKVWAEIYAKNYHKSLDHRSFYFKQQDSKSLGAKALLAEIKEISEKKHKEDDTLLAIAAGNRRSIVPHLEFEYPDPDIHEDLYQLIKYSCGEMCSIEQLDKVMKIWTTFLEPILGVPPRPQGAEDTEDVVKVNNHSVKSRAASVGDSDGSPDGPATVTNSKHVNPSRNGDESIQPEQSSSSRAWLPNGVREVKEDGSEAYQIARKSDNFCDSSEQDKLQSNAAMADETSGISKQASTNERFVNTNASLGTGADRSNGRTNIENTSGLSTTHCRPGNLTVEGGLELRSNNEIIFPSSEAGGSSRQMITTNGVLTEGAKTQRYNAESDMQFKIEREEGELSPNGDFEEDNFAAYGEAVLEAVPKAKDVAVSRQYQTKHGEEEICCAEVGGENEADADDEGEDSAQRSSEDTENASENGDVSGSDSGDAEDCSREEHEEDGDHDEHDNKAESEGEAEGMADAHDVEGDGTLLPYSERFLLTVKPLAKHVTPSLRDKEKDSRVFYGNDSFYVLFRLHQTLYERIQSAKINSSSAERKWKTSNDTGPTDLYARFMSALYSLLDGSSDNTKFEDDCRAIIGTQSYVLFTLDKLLYRLVKHLQAVATDEMDNKLLQLYTYEKSRKPGRFLDMVYHENARVLLHDENIYRIECSSTPTHLSIQLMDNGHEKPEVTAVSMDPNFAAYLHNVFLSIPGKKDKSGIFLKRNKCKVAGDDEFSSTCQAMEGLQIANGLECKITCNSSKVSYVLDTEDFLFRTRRKSRRIPQNSPCHNQAKASNGHPIRRLQRFQRWLSGS from the exons ATGAAGAGGTCCAGAGATGATGTATACATGAACTCTCAACTTAAACGGCCCATGATTTCTTCGACAGGAGAAGC CTCTGGGCAACCCCAAGTGataggaggaggaggaggaactACACAGAAGCTAACAACAAATGACGCTCTGGCATATCTCAAGGCTGTTAAGGACATATTTCAGGACaaaagggaaaaatatgatGACTTCCTTGAAGTTATGAAAGACTTCAAAGCTCAAAG AATTGACACAGCAGGTGTAATAGCAAGGGTAAAGGAGCTATTTAAAGGGCATCGGGAACTAATTTTAGGGTTCAATACCTTCTTGCCAAAGGGATATGAGATCACCCTCCCACTTGATGATGAGCAACCTCCACAAAAGAAGCCAGTTGAATTTGAAGAGGCcattaattttgtaaacaagATTAAG ACAAGGTTTCAAGGTGATGATCATGTTTACAAATCATTTTTAGACATTTTGAACATGTATAGAAAGGAAAACAAGTCAATTACTGAAGTCTACCAGGAG GTTGCTTCCCTTTTCCAAGACCATCCTGATCTGCTTGATGAGTTTACTCATTTTCTACCTGATTCTTCAGCATCAGCATCAACTGCATATGTCCCTTCTGGAAGGACATCTCTGCTCTGTGATAGGAGCTCTGCATTGCCCACAATGCGGCAAATGCATGTTGATAAG AAAGAAAGGACTATAGGTTCTCATGCTGATCGTGACCTTAGTGTTGACCGACCTGATCCGGACCATGATAGGATGCTGATGAAATCTGACAAAGATCAAAGGAGGCGTGTGGAAAAGGAAAGGGAGAGGAGAGAAGACAGAGATAGAAGAGATCGGGAGCGGGAAGATAGAGACTTTGAGAATGATGGCAATAGAGACTTTAACATAAAACGCCTTGCCCCGAAACGGAAGGCTCGTAGAATTGAAGACTCAACTGCTGAACAATTCAATCAAGGTGGGGAAG GTGTGTACAGCCAGGAGCTGGCATTCTGCGAGAAAGTAAAGGAGAAGTTATGTAATCCTGATAATTACCAGGAATTTTTGAGGTGTCTTCATCTCTACACCAAGGAAATAATAAGTCGACCAGAATTGCAATCTTTG GTCAGTGATTTGCTTGGAAAGTATCCAGATCTTATGGATGGGTTCCATGGATTTTTGGCTCGCTGCGAGAAAAATG AGGGATTTCTTGCTAATGTTATGAGCAAAA AATCTTTGTGGAATGATGGTTTGCCCAGATCTGTTAAGGTAGAGGACGGGGATAGAGATCGAGATCGTGAAAGGGATGATGTGGTTATAGATAGGGACCGTGAAAATAGAGACAGAGATAGACTTGATAAAAATGTGGGCTTCGGAGTTAAAGATGTGATAGGTCAGAAGATGTCTTTGTATTCCAGCAAGTATATGGCAAAACCTATTCAAGAACTTGACCTCTCAAACTGTGAGCGCTGCACTCCCAGTTATCGACTTCTTCCAAAAACT TATCCAATACCTGCAGCAAGCCAGAGAACAGAGCTGGGTGCTGAAGTACTGAATGATCATTGGGTTTCCGTAACTTCAGGAAGTGAAGATTACTCCTTCAAACACATGCGCAAAAACCAGTATGAAGAAAGCCTGTTTCGATGTGAAGATGACAG GTTTGAATTGGACATGTTGTTAGAATCTGTGAATGTAACTACCAAACGTGTAGAAGAATTGTTGGAAAAGATTAATAATAACACAATCAAAACAGATGGCCCTATTCGTATAGAAGAACACTTCACAG CTTTGAACCTAAGGTGCATTGAACGATTGTACGGTGACCATGGACTTGATGTGATGGACGTCTTACGAAAGAATGCTTTTCTTGCTTTGCCTGTTATCCTGACTCGATTGAAGCAAAAGCAagaagagtgggcaaggtgtcGTTCTGATTTTAATAAAGTCTGGGCTGAAATCTATGCCAAGAATTATCATAAATCTCTTGATCATCGTAGTTTCTATTTCAAGCAACAGGACTCAAAGAGCTTGGGTGCGAAAG ctTTGTTGGCAGAGATAAAAGAAATCAGTGAGAAGAAGCACAAGGAAGATGACACACTTCTTGCTATTGCTGCTGGAAATAGACGGTCTATTGTTCCTCATTTGGAATTTGAGTATCCAGATCCTGACATTCATGAAGATTTATATCAGCTCATTAAATATTCATGTGGAGAAATGTGTTCAATTGAACAGTTAGACAAAGTAATGAAGATCTGGACAACTTTCTTGGAACCTATACTTGGTGTTCCTCCTCGGCCTCAGGGTGCAGAGGACACTGAAGATGTTGTAAAGGTCAACAATCATTCTGTCAAAAGTCGTGCTGCTAGTGTTGGTGATAGTGATGGAAGTCCTGATGGTCCTGCTACTGTCACCAATTCTAAACATGTGAATCCTTCCAGAAATGGAGATGAGAGTATTCAACCCGAACAATCAAGTTCTTCTAGGGCTTGGCTGCCAAATGGGGTTCGTGAGGTTAAAGAAGATGGTTCAGAAGCTTATCAAATTGCTCGTAAGAGTGACAATTTCTGTGATAGTTCTGAGCAAGATAAATTGCAGAGCAATGCAGCTATGGCTGATGAAACATCTGGGATCAGCAAACAAGCTAGTACCAATGAGCGGTTTGTCAATACAAATGCATCGCTTGGGACTGGGGCAGATCGAAGTAATGGAAGGACTAACATAGAGAACACATCAG GGCTTAGTACAACTCACTGTAGACCTGGCAATCTCACTGTTGAGGGTGGACTTGAGTTAAGgtcaaataatgaaattattttccCTTCATCAGAG GCTGGGGGTTCTTCAAGACAGATGATAACAACTAATGGGGTGCTGACAGAAGGCGCAAAGACTCAGAGATACAATGCAGAATCTGATATGCAgtttaaaattgaaagagaagAGGGTGAATTATCTCCTAACGGAGATTTTGAGGAGGATAATTTTGCTGCTTATGGAGAAGCTGTTCTGGAGGCCGTGCCTAAAGCAAAGGATGTTGCTGTCAGCAGACAATATCAAACCAAacatggagaagaagaaatatgtTGTGCGgaggttgggggtgaaaatgaaGCTGATGCTGATGATGAAGGTGAGGACAGTGCTCAGAGGTCTTCAGAGGACACTGAAAATGCCTCTGAGAATGGTGATGTGTCTGGAAGTGATTCTGGTGATGCTGAGGATTGTTCTCGGGAAGAACATGAGGAAGATGGAGACCATGATGAGCATGATAACAAGGCGGAAAGTGAAGGTGAAGCTGAAGGGATGGCTGATGCTCATGATGTTGAAGGAGATGGGACGTTATTACCATATTCAGAACGTTTTCTGCTGACCGTGAAGCCTCTTGCAAAGCATGTTACCCCATCTCTACGTGATAAAGAAAAGGACTCTAGGGTTTTCTATGGAAATGATTCCTTCTATGTGCTTTTTAGGCTTCACCAA ACATTGTACGAGAGAATACAGTCGGCAAAGATTAATTCATCATCTGCTGAGAGGAAATGGAAGACATCTAATGATACTGGCCCTACGGATCTTTATGCCAG GTTCATGAGTGCACTTTATAGTTTACTGGATGGTTCTTCTGACAATACAAAATTTGAGGATGATTGCCGAGCTATTATTGGTACTCAGTCTTATGTTTTGTTTACATTGGACAAGCTGCTATATAGACTTGTCAAACAT CTCCAAGCAGTAGCAACAGATGAGATGGATAACAAGCTTCTTCAACTGTACACATATGAGAAATCTAGAAAACCTGGAAGATTTCTTGATATGGTTTACCATGAAAATGCTCGTGTACTTCTTCATGATGAGAACATATATCGTATTGAATGT TCATCTACGCCAACCCATCTCTCTATTCAGCTTATGGACAATGGACATGAGAAGCCTGAAGTGACAGCTGTTTCCATGGATCCCAATTTTGCTGCATACCTTCATAATGTCTTCCTATCAATTCCTGGGAAAAAGGATAAGTCTGGGATATTCTTGAAGAG GAATAAATGCAAAGTTGCAGGTGATGATGAATTTTCTTCTACATGCCAGGCCATGGAAGGACTTCAAATTGCTAACGGTTTGGAGTGCAAGATAACTTGCAATTCATCCAag GTGTCGTATGTTTTGGATACGGAAGATTTCTTGTTTCGAACAAGAAGGAAAAGTAGAAGGATCCCTCAGAACAGCCCATGCCACAACCAGGCAAAGGCTTCAAATGGTCATCCAATTAGAAGACTACAACGGTTTCAAAGATGGCTTTCTGGCTCATAA
- the LOC123216945 gene encoding paired amphipathic helix protein Sin3-like 4 isoform X2, with protein MKRSRDDVYMNSQLKRPMISSTGEASGQPQVIGGGGGTTQKLTTNDALAYLKAVKDIFQDKREKYDDFLEVMKDFKAQRIDTAGVIARVKELFKGHRELILGFNTFLPKGYEITLPLDDEQPPQKKPVEFEEAINFVNKIKTRFQGDDHVYKSFLDILNMYRKENKSITEVYQEVASLFQDHPDLLDEFTHFLPDSSASASTAYVPSGRTSLLCDRSSALPTMRQMHVDKKERTIGSHADRDLSVDRPDPDHDRMLMKSDKDQRRRVEKERERREDRDRRDREREDRDFENDGNRDFNIKRLAPKRKARRIEDSTAEQFNQGGEGDENFGMHPVSSSFDYKNSMKGVYSQELAFCEKVKEKLCNPDNYQEFLRCLHLYTKEIISRPELQSLVSDLLGKYPDLMDGFHGFLARCEKNEGFLANVMSKKSLWNDGLPRSVKVEDGDRDRDRERDDVVIDRDRENRDRDRLDKNVGFGVKDVIGQKMSLYSSKYMAKPIQELDLSNCERCTPSYRLLPKTYPIPAASQRTELGAEVLNDHWVSVTSGSEDYSFKHMRKNQYEESLFRCEDDRFELDMLLESVNVTTKRVEELLEKINNNTIKTDGPIRIEEHFTALNLRCIERLYGDHGLDVMDVLRKNAFLALPVILTRLKQKQEEWARCRSDFNKVWAEIYAKNYHKSLDHRSFYFKQQDSKSLGAKALLAEIKEISEKKHKEDDTLLAIAAGNRRSIVPHLEFEYPDPDIHEDLYQLIKYSCGEMCSIEQLDKVMKIWTTFLEPILGVPPRPQGAEDTEDVVKVNNHSVKSRAASVGDSDGSPDGPATVTNSKHVNPSRNGDESIQPEQSSSSRAWLPNGVREVKEDGSEAYQIARKSDNFCDSSEQDKLQSNAAMADETSGISKQASTNERFVNTNASLGTGADRSNGRTNIENTSGLSTTHCRPGNLTVEGGLELRSNNEIIFPSSEAGGSSRQMITTNGVLTEGAKTQRYNAESDMQFKIEREEGELSPNGDFEEDNFAAYGEAVLEAVPKAKDVAVSRQYQTKHGEEEICCAEVGGENEADADDEGEDSAQRSSEDTENASENGDVSGSDSGDAEDCSREEHEEDGDHDEHDNKAESEGEAEGMADAHDVEGDGTLLPYSERFLLTVKPLAKHVTPSLRDKEKDSRVFYGNDSFYVLFRLHQTLYERIQSAKINSSSAERKWKTSNDTGPTDLYARFMSALYSLLDGSSDNTKFEDDCRAIIGTQSYVLFTLDKLLYRLVKHLQAVATDEMDNKLLQLYTYEKSRKPGRFLDMVYHENARVLLHDENIYRIECSSTPTHLSIQLMDNGHEKPEVTAVSMDPNFAAYLHNVFLSIPGKKDKSGIFLKRNKCKVAGDDEFSSTCQAMEGLQIANGLECKITCNSSKVSYVLDTEDFLFRTRRKSRRIPQNSPCHNQAKASNGHPIRRLQRFQRWLSGS; from the exons ATGAAGAGGTCCAGAGATGATGTATACATGAACTCTCAACTTAAACGGCCCATGATTTCTTCGACAGGAGAAGC CTCTGGGCAACCCCAAGTGataggaggaggaggaggaactACACAGAAGCTAACAACAAATGACGCTCTGGCATATCTCAAGGCTGTTAAGGACATATTTCAGGACaaaagggaaaaatatgatGACTTCCTTGAAGTTATGAAAGACTTCAAAGCTCAAAG AATTGACACAGCAGGTGTAATAGCAAGGGTAAAGGAGCTATTTAAAGGGCATCGGGAACTAATTTTAGGGTTCAATACCTTCTTGCCAAAGGGATATGAGATCACCCTCCCACTTGATGATGAGCAACCTCCACAAAAGAAGCCAGTTGAATTTGAAGAGGCcattaattttgtaaacaagATTAAG ACAAGGTTTCAAGGTGATGATCATGTTTACAAATCATTTTTAGACATTTTGAACATGTATAGAAAGGAAAACAAGTCAATTACTGAAGTCTACCAGGAG GTTGCTTCCCTTTTCCAAGACCATCCTGATCTGCTTGATGAGTTTACTCATTTTCTACCTGATTCTTCAGCATCAGCATCAACTGCATATGTCCCTTCTGGAAGGACATCTCTGCTCTGTGATAGGAGCTCTGCATTGCCCACAATGCGGCAAATGCATGTTGATAAG AAAGAAAGGACTATAGGTTCTCATGCTGATCGTGACCTTAGTGTTGACCGACCTGATCCGGACCATGATAGGATGCTGATGAAATCTGACAAAGATCAAAGGAGGCGTGTGGAAAAGGAAAGGGAGAGGAGAGAAGACAGAGATAGAAGAGATCGGGAGCGGGAAGATAGAGACTTTGAGAATGATGGCAATAGAGACTTTAACATAAAACGCCTTGCCCCGAAACGGAAGGCTCGTAGAATTGAAGACTCAACTGCTGAACAATTCAATCAAGGTGGGGAAGGTGATGAAAACTTTGGAATGCATCCCGTTTCATCTTCTTTTGATTATAAAAACTCTATGAAAG GTGTGTACAGCCAGGAGCTGGCATTCTGCGAGAAAGTAAAGGAGAAGTTATGTAATCCTGATAATTACCAGGAATTTTTGAGGTGTCTTCATCTCTACACCAAGGAAATAATAAGTCGACCAGAATTGCAATCTTTG GTCAGTGATTTGCTTGGAAAGTATCCAGATCTTATGGATGGGTTCCATGGATTTTTGGCTCGCTGCGAGAAAAATG AGGGATTTCTTGCTAATGTTATGAGCAAAA AATCTTTGTGGAATGATGGTTTGCCCAGATCTGTTAAGGTAGAGGACGGGGATAGAGATCGAGATCGTGAAAGGGATGATGTGGTTATAGATAGGGACCGTGAAAATAGAGACAGAGATAGACTTGATAAAAATGTGGGCTTCGGAGTTAAAGATGTGATAGGTCAGAAGATGTCTTTGTATTCCAGCAAGTATATGGCAAAACCTATTCAAGAACTTGACCTCTCAAACTGTGAGCGCTGCACTCCCAGTTATCGACTTCTTCCAAAAACT TATCCAATACCTGCAGCAAGCCAGAGAACAGAGCTGGGTGCTGAAGTACTGAATGATCATTGGGTTTCCGTAACTTCAGGAAGTGAAGATTACTCCTTCAAACACATGCGCAAAAACCAGTATGAAGAAAGCCTGTTTCGATGTGAAGATGACAG GTTTGAATTGGACATGTTGTTAGAATCTGTGAATGTAACTACCAAACGTGTAGAAGAATTGTTGGAAAAGATTAATAATAACACAATCAAAACAGATGGCCCTATTCGTATAGAAGAACACTTCACAG CTTTGAACCTAAGGTGCATTGAACGATTGTACGGTGACCATGGACTTGATGTGATGGACGTCTTACGAAAGAATGCTTTTCTTGCTTTGCCTGTTATCCTGACTCGATTGAAGCAAAAGCAagaagagtgggcaaggtgtcGTTCTGATTTTAATAAAGTCTGGGCTGAAATCTATGCCAAGAATTATCATAAATCTCTTGATCATCGTAGTTTCTATTTCAAGCAACAGGACTCAAAGAGCTTGGGTGCGAAAG ctTTGTTGGCAGAGATAAAAGAAATCAGTGAGAAGAAGCACAAGGAAGATGACACACTTCTTGCTATTGCTGCTGGAAATAGACGGTCTATTGTTCCTCATTTGGAATTTGAGTATCCAGATCCTGACATTCATGAAGATTTATATCAGCTCATTAAATATTCATGTGGAGAAATGTGTTCAATTGAACAGTTAGACAAAGTAATGAAGATCTGGACAACTTTCTTGGAACCTATACTTGGTGTTCCTCCTCGGCCTCAGGGTGCAGAGGACACTGAAGATGTTGTAAAGGTCAACAATCATTCTGTCAAAAGTCGTGCTGCTAGTGTTGGTGATAGTGATGGAAGTCCTGATGGTCCTGCTACTGTCACCAATTCTAAACATGTGAATCCTTCCAGAAATGGAGATGAGAGTATTCAACCCGAACAATCAAGTTCTTCTAGGGCTTGGCTGCCAAATGGGGTTCGTGAGGTTAAAGAAGATGGTTCAGAAGCTTATCAAATTGCTCGTAAGAGTGACAATTTCTGTGATAGTTCTGAGCAAGATAAATTGCAGAGCAATGCAGCTATGGCTGATGAAACATCTGGGATCAGCAAACAAGCTAGTACCAATGAGCGGTTTGTCAATACAAATGCATCGCTTGGGACTGGGGCAGATCGAAGTAATGGAAGGACTAACATAGAGAACACATCAG GGCTTAGTACAACTCACTGTAGACCTGGCAATCTCACTGTTGAGGGTGGACTTGAGTTAAGgtcaaataatgaaattattttccCTTCATCAGAG GCTGGGGGTTCTTCAAGACAGATGATAACAACTAATGGGGTGCTGACAGAAGGCGCAAAGACTCAGAGATACAATGCAGAATCTGATATGCAgtttaaaattgaaagagaagAGGGTGAATTATCTCCTAACGGAGATTTTGAGGAGGATAATTTTGCTGCTTATGGAGAAGCTGTTCTGGAGGCCGTGCCTAAAGCAAAGGATGTTGCTGTCAGCAGACAATATCAAACCAAacatggagaagaagaaatatgtTGTGCGgaggttgggggtgaaaatgaaGCTGATGCTGATGATGAAGGTGAGGACAGTGCTCAGAGGTCTTCAGAGGACACTGAAAATGCCTCTGAGAATGGTGATGTGTCTGGAAGTGATTCTGGTGATGCTGAGGATTGTTCTCGGGAAGAACATGAGGAAGATGGAGACCATGATGAGCATGATAACAAGGCGGAAAGTGAAGGTGAAGCTGAAGGGATGGCTGATGCTCATGATGTTGAAGGAGATGGGACGTTATTACCATATTCAGAACGTTTTCTGCTGACCGTGAAGCCTCTTGCAAAGCATGTTACCCCATCTCTACGTGATAAAGAAAAGGACTCTAGGGTTTTCTATGGAAATGATTCCTTCTATGTGCTTTTTAGGCTTCACCAA ACATTGTACGAGAGAATACAGTCGGCAAAGATTAATTCATCATCTGCTGAGAGGAAATGGAAGACATCTAATGATACTGGCCCTACGGATCTTTATGCCAG GTTCATGAGTGCACTTTATAGTTTACTGGATGGTTCTTCTGACAATACAAAATTTGAGGATGATTGCCGAGCTATTATTGGTACTCAGTCTTATGTTTTGTTTACATTGGACAAGCTGCTATATAGACTTGTCAAACAT CTCCAAGCAGTAGCAACAGATGAGATGGATAACAAGCTTCTTCAACTGTACACATATGAGAAATCTAGAAAACCTGGAAGATTTCTTGATATGGTTTACCATGAAAATGCTCGTGTACTTCTTCATGATGAGAACATATATCGTATTGAATGT TCATCTACGCCAACCCATCTCTCTATTCAGCTTATGGACAATGGACATGAGAAGCCTGAAGTGACAGCTGTTTCCATGGATCCCAATTTTGCTGCATACCTTCATAATGTCTTCCTATCAATTCCTGGGAAAAAGGATAAGTCTGGGATATTCTTGAAGAG GAATAAATGCAAAGTTGCAGGTGATGATGAATTTTCTTCTACATGCCAGGCCATGGAAGGACTTCAAATTGCTAACGGTTTGGAGTGCAAGATAACTTGCAATTCATCCAag GTGTCGTATGTTTTGGATACGGAAGATTTCTTGTTTCGAACAAGAAGGAAAAGTAGAAGGATCCCTCAGAACAGCCCATGCCACAACCAGGCAAAGGCTTCAAATGGTCATCCAATTAGAAGACTACAACGGTTTCAAAGATGGCTTTCTGGCTCATAA